From the genome of Bactrocera oleae isolate idBacOlea1 chromosome 2, idBacOlea1, whole genome shotgun sequence, one region includes:
- the dmrt99B gene encoding doublesex- and mab-3-related transcription factor A2 isoform X3: MAAQVRIKVDSQLTARNDALQYFRNCYQVALRRQQAQEENEARELGLLYTNVPPGQSNGVDGGGGSGGGGVVTPNQHSPAPPMTNATAFHPGIPSPPSDGLDTSNGQRIQYNGNESDTDVRMRSSERLSMGYSPDRSTEVESPGSKRARLSNETDQDTGSESSPSSPRMKSRNYHDSGNLSPTRTGPPSSPESDLDVDSAPDEATPENLSLKKEDSTSPPNTPTDNLHLLRTFNNGAAQGFMPYHHTQFLAAAMPAAAAAAAAGVGVHPHNQHSPHAQHHQHQHQHHAAHQQQQQQQQQQQQQQQQHALPLAMMQQQIQAAQPQQRSPVDVLLRVFPNRRRSDVEQLLARYRGDVLQAMEAMLSGEDMTQALASAAVAAAAASAAASPPNVPPSPPFPLKSAFSPLVPPAAVFGSPTHRYPPFMQAHAKRFLAGPYAGAAYLPGVLPPDVIDQAESNGGASMDRNSNAGDSQD; this comes from the exons GTTGCGTTGCGTCGCCAACAAGCGCAGGAGGAGAACGAGGCACGCGAATTGGGTCTACTCTACACCAATGTGCCGCCGGGCCAGTCCAATGGCGTGGATGGCGGCGGCGGCAGCGGTGGCGGTGGTGTGGTCACACCAAATCAGCACAGTCCCGCGCCACCGATGACCAATGCCACCGCTTTTCATCCCGGCATACCGTCACCGCCCAGCGACGGCTTGGACACCAGCAACGGTCAGCGCATACAGTATAACGGCAATGAATCAGACACTGATGTGCGTATGCGTTCGTCGGAGCGACTATCAATGGGTTATTCGCCAGATCGCAGTACCGAGGTGGAGAGTCCAG GTTCAAAACGCGCACGCCTCTCCAACGAGACCGATCAGGACACCGGCTCCGAGTCGTCGCCCAGCAGTCCGCGCATGAAGTCCCGCAACTACCATGACAGCGGCAATCTTTCACCCACACGCACCGGACCGCCCAGCTCGCCGGAATCGGATCTCGATGTGGACTCAGCGCCCGACGAAGCGACGCCCGAGAATCTCAGCCTGAAAAAGGAGGATTCCACTTCGCCACCTAACACACCAACTGATAATTTGCATTTGCTGCGCACATTCAACAATGGCGCTGCACAAGGTTTCATGCCATATCATCATACGCAGTTCCTTGCCGCTGCCAtgcctgctgctgctgccgccgccgcTGCCGGCGTCGGTGTACATCCACATAATCAGCATTCACCGCATGCACAACATCATCAACATCAGCATCAGCATCATGCAGCgcatcaacagcaacagcaacaacagcagcagcaacagcaacaacaacaacagcatgcgCTGCCACTAGCAAtgatgcaacaacaaatacaagctGCACAACCACAACAACGTTCGCCCGTCGATGTGCTGCTACGCGTCTTTCCCAACCGTCGTCGCAGCGACGTCGAACAGTTGTTGGCGCGCTATCGCGGCGATGTGCTTCAAGCCATGGAGGCTATGCTCTCCGGCGAAGACATGACGCAGGCGCTTGCTTCCGCCGCAGTAGCGGCTGCCGCTGCATCGGCCGCGGCATCACCACCGAACGTGCCGCCATCACCGCCATTCCCGCTTAAGTCGGCCTTCTCACCGCTGGTGCCACCCGCTGCAGTGTTCGGCTCGCCAACACATCGCTACCCGCCCTTCATGCAGGCGCATGCGAAACGCTTCCTGGCCGGTCCGTATGCGGGCGCCGCGTATCTGCCCGGTGTGCTGCCGCCCGATGTGATCGATCAAGCGGAGTCGAATGGCGGTGCGTCGATGGATCGCAACAGCAATGCCGGCGACTCGCAAGATTGA
- the dmrt99B gene encoding doublesex- and mab-3-related transcription factor A2 isoform X4 yields MAAQVALRRQQAQEENEARELGLLYTNVPPGQSNGVDGGGGSGGGGVVTPNQHSPAPPMTNATAFHPGIPSPPSDGLDTSNGQRIQYNGNESDTDVRMRSSERLSMGYSPDRSTEVESPGSKRARLSNETDQDTGSESSPSSPRMKSRNYHDSGNLSPTRTGPPSSPESDLDVDSAPDEATPENLSLKKEDSTSPPNTPTDNLHLLRTFNNGAAQGFMPYHHTQFLAAAMPAAAAAAAAGVGVHPHNQHSPHAQHHQHQHQHHAAHQQQQQQQQQQQQQQQQHALPLAMMQQQIQAAQPQQRSPVDVLLRVFPNRRRSDVEQLLARYRGDVLQAMEAMLSGEDMTQALASAAVAAAAASAAASPPNVPPSPPFPLKSAFSPLVPPAAVFGSPTHRYPPFMQAHAKRFLAGPYAGAAYLPGVLPPDVIDQAESNGGASMDRNSNAGDSQD; encoded by the exons GTTGCGTTGCGTCGCCAACAAGCGCAGGAGGAGAACGAGGCACGCGAATTGGGTCTACTCTACACCAATGTGCCGCCGGGCCAGTCCAATGGCGTGGATGGCGGCGGCGGCAGCGGTGGCGGTGGTGTGGTCACACCAAATCAGCACAGTCCCGCGCCACCGATGACCAATGCCACCGCTTTTCATCCCGGCATACCGTCACCGCCCAGCGACGGCTTGGACACCAGCAACGGTCAGCGCATACAGTATAACGGCAATGAATCAGACACTGATGTGCGTATGCGTTCGTCGGAGCGACTATCAATGGGTTATTCGCCAGATCGCAGTACCGAGGTGGAGAGTCCAG GTTCAAAACGCGCACGCCTCTCCAACGAGACCGATCAGGACACCGGCTCCGAGTCGTCGCCCAGCAGTCCGCGCATGAAGTCCCGCAACTACCATGACAGCGGCAATCTTTCACCCACACGCACCGGACCGCCCAGCTCGCCGGAATCGGATCTCGATGTGGACTCAGCGCCCGACGAAGCGACGCCCGAGAATCTCAGCCTGAAAAAGGAGGATTCCACTTCGCCACCTAACACACCAACTGATAATTTGCATTTGCTGCGCACATTCAACAATGGCGCTGCACAAGGTTTCATGCCATATCATCATACGCAGTTCCTTGCCGCTGCCAtgcctgctgctgctgccgccgccgcTGCCGGCGTCGGTGTACATCCACATAATCAGCATTCACCGCATGCACAACATCATCAACATCAGCATCAGCATCATGCAGCgcatcaacagcaacagcaacaacagcagcagcaacagcaacaacaacaacagcatgcgCTGCCACTAGCAAtgatgcaacaacaaatacaagctGCACAACCACAACAACGTTCGCCCGTCGATGTGCTGCTACGCGTCTTTCCCAACCGTCGTCGCAGCGACGTCGAACAGTTGTTGGCGCGCTATCGCGGCGATGTGCTTCAAGCCATGGAGGCTATGCTCTCCGGCGAAGACATGACGCAGGCGCTTGCTTCCGCCGCAGTAGCGGCTGCCGCTGCATCGGCCGCGGCATCACCACCGAACGTGCCGCCATCACCGCCATTCCCGCTTAAGTCGGCCTTCTCACCGCTGGTGCCACCCGCTGCAGTGTTCGGCTCGCCAACACATCGCTACCCGCCCTTCATGCAGGCGCATGCGAAACGCTTCCTGGCCGGTCCGTATGCGGGCGCCGCGTATCTGCCCGGTGTGCTGCCGCCCGATGTGATCGATCAAGCGGAGTCGAATGGCGGTGCGTCGATGGATCGCAACAGCAATGCCGGCGACTCGCAAGATTGA